The following are from one region of the Hymenobacter sp. YIM 151858-1 genome:
- a CDS encoding DUF2911 domain-containing protein: MSRVLCFLLALGLCIAVAQAQQFTLPQASPHALVSQTVGLTEIAVDYHTPAVRNRAIWGQLVPYDQVWRAGANENTVISFSDSVRIGTQTVPAGKYSLFVLPSAEHDWQFILNKVTTHWGAEGYDAKNDQLRVPVMPEQTAMHETLVYWFSDVRPNSAKLNLSWEQKTISVVIRTNVHAKVLSAMQTALTERPNDAQLLAQAADYLIQNRLEAELALRYINRAIELNDSYTNNWLKARLMAQKEDYLTAVEIARRAIKMGDKDDESFKHQLPNMRLALTEWQSKAY; encoded by the coding sequence ATGTCGCGCGTATTATGTTTTCTTCTGGCGTTAGGGTTGTGTATAGCGGTTGCCCAGGCGCAGCAGTTTACGCTGCCGCAAGCCAGCCCCCATGCCCTCGTCAGCCAAACCGTGGGCCTTACCGAAATAGCCGTTGATTACCATACGCCCGCCGTCCGCAACCGCGCCATTTGGGGCCAACTAGTGCCCTACGACCAGGTGTGGCGCGCCGGGGCCAACGAAAACACGGTTATTTCCTTCTCCGATTCGGTGCGCATCGGTACCCAAACCGTGCCGGCCGGCAAGTACTCGCTGTTCGTGCTACCATCGGCCGAGCACGACTGGCAGTTTATCCTGAACAAGGTAACCACCCACTGGGGCGCCGAGGGCTACGACGCCAAAAACGACCAGCTGCGCGTGCCCGTGATGCCCGAGCAAACCGCCATGCACGAAACCCTGGTGTACTGGTTTTCCGACGTGCGGCCCAACTCGGCCAAGCTGAATTTGTCGTGGGAGCAGAAAACCATTTCCGTCGTCATCCGCACCAACGTGCACGCCAAGGTGCTTAGCGCCATGCAAACGGCCCTAACCGAGCGCCCCAACGATGCGCAGCTGCTGGCCCAGGCTGCCGATTACCTCATCCAGAACCGGCTGGAGGCCGAATTGGCGCTGCGCTACATCAACCGGGCCATTGAGCTGAACGACAGCTACACCAACAACTGGCTGAAAGCCCGCCTGATGGCCCAAAAGGAAGATTACCTGACAGCTGTAGAAATTGCCCGCCGCGCTATCAAAATGGGCGATAAAGACGACGAATCGTTCAAGCATCAGCTGCCCAACATGCGCCTGGCCCTTACCGAATGGCAGTCGAAAGCCTACTAG
- a CDS encoding TonB-dependent receptor codes for MGASRRRRKHGWSVVVVRGLLCLPAAAAVSVTAGFAQQQPAATVELSGTVYEANGRALEQVAVAVEGQAGGTNTNEAGEFRLTVARPPAGQPLVLVVRRLGYTTLRRSLTAEELSDGRATLRLTLQSSARTIDNVTVRGQRGEDTREQISLTQLDPRAIKEVPSAFGDFNKVLTTLPGVVANNELTSTYSVRGGNYDENLVYVNGIEIYRPFLVTAAQQEGLSFVNPDLVERVDFTSGGWQPRFGDKLSSVLNIEYKQPTRPAASVTGSLVGGAAHVESVSKSGRVSYLAGARYKNAQYVLRSLRGAQGAYDPTFVDGQVYVRAALGPKDDLQRTSLGLLASAARNNFRFAPQSGQVTFSTGTNEFQRLFIGYAGYERMQYDTYQGGLNLTHHFTPRLTAELLAGGLLTREWEFRDVEAAYRLADIDRDPSSRTFNQAVRQRNVGSRFDHSRNRLDAWLATLEARTTYQPSERHTLRFGLKGGRENIDDRLDEYAFVDSADFVPAQRFTRLRTDLNLESARVQGYGQHTWRLDSLRTLTYGVRLHYWSVNNQLTVSPRVQYSAISRRNPRLSYKAAAGLYYQPPFYRELRNQLGVLNRDLRAQRSAHFIVGSEYRLKAAGRPFQLTTEAYFKYLTDVIPYDVDNVRLRYFGQNLATAYAAGFDARFSGEFVRGAESWFSLGVLTTRENLRGDFITQYDSLGNIVGRKEKGYIRRPSDQRLNLGIFFQDHLPDNPSVRGYVNVVFGTGLPFSPPGLPELRGTSKLTRSYKRVDLGFSKVLSLRTDQQRRFYEPESIWMGLEILNVLAANNVAGYSYIQDLNGTTYGVPNYLSQRVINLRVIARF; via the coding sequence ATGGGCGCAAGTCGTCGTCGTCGAAAGCACGGGTGGTCGGTGGTAGTGGTGCGGGGCTTATTGTGCTTGCCGGCTGCGGCTGCGGTATCCGTTACTGCGGGCTTTGCCCAGCAGCAACCCGCGGCAACCGTGGAGCTCAGCGGCACCGTGTACGAAGCCAACGGCCGCGCCCTGGAGCAGGTAGCCGTAGCCGTAGAGGGCCAGGCCGGGGGCACCAACACCAACGAAGCCGGCGAATTTCGGCTGACGGTAGCCCGCCCGCCCGCCGGCCAGCCGCTGGTACTGGTGGTGCGCCGCCTAGGTTACACCACGCTGCGGCGCAGCCTCACGGCGGAAGAGCTTAGCGACGGCCGGGCAACCCTGCGTCTCACGCTGCAAAGCAGCGCCCGCACCATTGATAACGTAACGGTGCGCGGGCAGCGCGGCGAAGACACGCGCGAGCAAATCAGCCTGACGCAGCTCGACCCGCGCGCCATCAAGGAAGTACCCTCGGCATTCGGCGACTTTAATAAAGTACTGACGACGCTGCCGGGCGTGGTGGCCAACAACGAGCTGACGAGCACCTACTCGGTACGCGGCGGCAACTACGACGAAAACCTCGTTTACGTCAACGGCATCGAGATTTACCGGCCGTTTCTGGTAACGGCAGCGCAGCAGGAGGGCCTGAGCTTCGTGAACCCCGACCTTGTGGAGCGCGTCGATTTCACTTCCGGCGGGTGGCAGCCGCGCTTCGGTGATAAGCTCTCCTCGGTGCTCAACATCGAGTACAAACAGCCCACGCGCCCGGCCGCATCGGTAACGGGCAGCCTGGTAGGCGGGGCGGCGCACGTCGAGTCGGTTTCGAAATCGGGGCGGGTAAGCTACCTGGCCGGTGCGCGCTACAAAAACGCGCAGTACGTGCTGCGCTCGTTGCGCGGCGCCCAGGGCGCTTACGACCCCACGTTTGTGGATGGGCAAGTGTACGTGCGCGCCGCCCTAGGTCCGAAAGACGACCTGCAGCGCACCAGCCTGGGGCTGCTGGCCTCGGCGGCGCGCAACAACTTTCGGTTTGCGCCCCAGAGCGGGCAGGTTACCTTCAGCACCGGTACCAACGAGTTTCAGCGCCTGTTTATCGGCTACGCCGGCTACGAGCGCATGCAGTACGATACGTACCAGGGCGGCCTGAACCTGACGCACCACTTCACGCCCCGTCTCACCGCCGAGCTGCTGGCCGGCGGCCTGCTTACGCGCGAATGGGAGTTTCGGGATGTAGAGGCTGCGTACCGCCTGGCCGATATCGACCGCGACCCTAGCTCGCGCACGTTTAACCAGGCCGTGCGGCAGCGCAACGTGGGCTCACGCTTCGACCACTCGCGCAACCGCCTCGATGCCTGGCTGGCCACCCTCGAAGCGCGCACCACCTACCAACCCTCGGAGCGGCACACGCTGCGCTTCGGGCTGAAGGGCGGGCGCGAGAACATCGACGACCGCCTCGACGAGTACGCGTTTGTCGACTCGGCCGACTTTGTGCCGGCCCAGCGTTTCACGCGCCTGCGCACCGATCTGAACCTTGAATCGGCGCGGGTGCAGGGCTACGGGCAGCACACGTGGCGGCTCGATTCGTTGCGGACGCTTACCTACGGGGTACGTTTGCACTATTGGTCCGTCAACAACCAGCTCACGGTAAGCCCGCGGGTGCAGTATTCGGCCATCAGCCGCCGCAACCCGCGGCTGTCGTACAAAGCGGCCGCGGGCTTGTACTACCAGCCGCCGTTTTACCGCGAGCTGCGCAACCAGCTGGGCGTGCTCAACCGCGACCTGCGGGCCCAACGCTCCGCGCATTTTATCGTCGGAAGCGAGTATCGCCTGAAAGCTGCCGGCCGCCCGTTTCAGCTCACGACCGAAGCGTATTTTAAGTACCTCACCGACGTTATTCCGTACGACGTCGACAACGTGCGCCTGCGCTACTTCGGCCAGAACCTGGCCACGGCCTACGCCGCCGGCTTCGATGCGCGCTTCAGCGGCGAGTTTGTGCGCGGGGCCGAATCGTGGTTTAGCCTGGGCGTGCTGACCACCCGCGAAAACCTGCGCGGCGACTTCATCACGCAGTACGACTCCCTAGGTAACATCGTCGGCCGCAAGGAAAAGGGCTACATCCGGCGGCCCAGCGACCAGCGCCTGAACCTGGGCATATTCTTCCAGGACCATTTGCCCGACAACCCCTCGGTGCGCGGCTACGTGAACGTGGTTTTCGGCACGGGCCTGCCGTTCAGCCCGCCGGGTTTGCCCGAGCTGCGCGGTACCAGCAAGCTCACCCGCAGCTACAAGCGCGTCGACCTAGGGTTTTCCAAAGTGCTGAGCCTGCGCACCGATCAGCAGCGGCGCTTTTACGAACCCGAAAGCATTTGGATGGGTCTGGAAATCCTGAACGTGCTGGCGGCCAACAACGTGGCCGGCTACAGCTACATTCAGGACCTGAACGGTACCACCTACGGCGTGCCCAATTACCTGTCGCAGCGCGTCATCAACCTGCGGGTAATTGCCCGGTTTTAG
- the rpe gene encoding ribulose-phosphate 3-epimerase — MSSSRRIAPLLAPSLLAADFANLQAETERLAGSAADWLHCDVMDGRFVPNISFGIPVLEAIKRHAKQPLDVHLMIEDPQNYLEAFRNAGAEVITVHYEACPHLHRVVQQIKRLGCRAGVALNPHTPAWVLQDIAAELDLVCVMSVNPGFGGQSFIPHTLQKVAELKELLTDCGSEALIEVDGGVNQQNAVPLVEAGADVLVAGSFVFNSPDPVATLADLRAQLTAAITADN; from the coding sequence ATGAGTTCCTCCCGCCGAATTGCTCCCTTGCTGGCGCCCTCGCTGTTGGCCGCCGATTTTGCCAATCTGCAAGCCGAAACCGAGCGCCTTGCCGGCAGCGCCGCCGACTGGCTGCACTGCGACGTTATGGATGGCCGGTTTGTGCCGAATATCTCGTTCGGCATTCCGGTGCTCGAGGCCATTAAGCGCCACGCCAAGCAGCCCCTCGATGTGCACCTCATGATCGAGGATCCGCAGAACTACCTAGAGGCTTTCCGCAATGCCGGCGCCGAGGTAATTACGGTGCATTACGAGGCGTGCCCGCACCTGCACCGCGTCGTTCAGCAAATCAAGCGCCTGGGCTGCCGCGCCGGCGTGGCCCTGAACCCGCACACGCCGGCCTGGGTGCTGCAGGATATTGCCGCCGAGCTGGATTTGGTGTGCGTGATGTCGGTAAACCCGGGTTTTGGCGGCCAGAGCTTTATTCCGCATACCCTGCAGAAAGTAGCCGAGCTGAAAGAGCTTCTTACCGATTGCGGCTCCGAAGCCCTGATTGAGGTAGACGGCGGCGTAAACCAACAGAACGCGGTGCCCCTGGTGGAGGCCGGGGCCGACGTGCTGGTGGCCGGCTCGTTCGTGTTCAACTCGCCCGACCCGGTGGCCACGCTGGCCGATTTGCGGGCCCAGCTTACCGCCGCTATTACGGCCGATAATTAA
- a CDS encoding S8 family peptidase, translated as MRISSLGVVLGLVAGTVAYATTPPQRPTATVRRHLVYFKDKAGTPFTVSQPRDFLSERALQRRQRQGIAVQARDLPVSPAYTAQVKSTSGVRLLYTSRWFNAAVVECDSAALGRLQGLPFVRAANTLNRTAQTAPAQPTAAPTVAARTTAERDPSYGPGFWQADMLGAVTMHKAGYRGENMHIAVFDAGFPGVDQMGVFQAMRSEGRLLSTFDFVDRDKSVFEKSSHGTLCLSTMAGNQPGTFIGTAPKASYHLMITEDTRSEQHIEEVNWLLAAEYADSVGVDIISSSLGYNTFDAPSRDYSYQDMNGRTAIASRAATMAARTGILVVNSAGNDGANGWRYIGAPADADSVLTVGAVDSLRQQAVFSSIGPTADGRIKPNVAAQGVASVIVNTGNVLQRGNGTSYACPITAGMAAGFWQANPTLSAQQVIEWLQRSASQANRPDNLQGYGIPSFTRAYNLLHPNNPLSTRSSHNPGGEMSIFPNPAGRELALQLPEEFRRKPLRVRITDAKGALVKEMLLAPSSGERVPLRLGSLKPGEYICTVQAGSSTPPRSVRFVQQ; from the coding sequence ATGCGCATTTCTTCCCTGGGGGTGGTATTGGGCTTGGTAGCCGGTACGGTAGCCTACGCCACCACGCCGCCGCAACGCCCCACGGCCACCGTACGCCGGCACCTCGTTTATTTCAAGGACAAAGCCGGTACGCCTTTTACTGTAAGTCAGCCCCGCGATTTTTTATCGGAGCGGGCACTGCAGCGCCGGCAGCGGCAGGGCATTGCCGTGCAGGCGCGCGATTTGCCGGTGTCGCCGGCTTATACGGCGCAGGTAAAGAGCACCAGCGGCGTGCGCCTGCTGTATACCTCCCGGTGGTTTAATGCCGCGGTGGTGGAGTGCGACTCCGCGGCCCTAGGTCGGTTGCAGGGGCTGCCGTTTGTGCGGGCCGCCAATACGCTCAACCGCACGGCCCAAACCGCACCGGCTCAGCCGACGGCGGCGCCAACAGTTGCCGCCCGCACCACCGCCGAGCGCGACCCCAGCTACGGGCCGGGTTTCTGGCAGGCCGATATGCTCGGGGCCGTAACCATGCACAAGGCCGGCTACCGCGGCGAGAACATGCACATTGCCGTGTTCGATGCCGGGTTTCCGGGCGTCGATCAGATGGGCGTGTTTCAGGCGATGCGCAGCGAAGGCCGCCTGCTGAGCACTTTTGATTTTGTTGACCGCGACAAATCGGTGTTCGAAAAAAGCAGCCACGGCACGCTCTGCCTTTCCACCATGGCCGGCAACCAGCCGGGCACGTTCATCGGTACGGCTCCCAAAGCCAGCTACCACCTGATGATAACCGAGGATACGCGCTCGGAGCAGCACATCGAGGAAGTGAACTGGCTGCTGGCCGCCGAGTACGCGGACTCGGTGGGCGTAGATATCATCAGCTCTTCGCTGGGTTACAACACGTTTGATGCGCCCTCGCGCGACTACTCGTATCAGGATATGAACGGGCGCACCGCCATTGCCAGCCGCGCGGCTACCATGGCCGCCCGTACCGGCATACTGGTGGTAAACTCCGCCGGCAACGACGGTGCCAACGGCTGGCGCTACATCGGCGCCCCCGCCGATGCCGACTCGGTGCTGACGGTGGGGGCCGTTGACTCGCTGCGCCAGCAGGCCGTTTTCAGCTCCATTGGCCCCACGGCCGATGGCCGCATCAAACCCAACGTAGCGGCGCAAGGCGTGGCCTCGGTAATCGTGAACACGGGCAACGTGCTGCAGCGCGGCAACGGCACTTCGTACGCGTGCCCCATCACGGCCGGCATGGCGGCCGGGTTCTGGCAAGCCAATCCTACGCTTTCGGCGCAGCAGGTGATTGAGTGGCTGCAGCGCAGCGCCAGCCAGGCCAACCGCCCCGACAACCTGCAGGGCTACGGCATCCCGAGCTTCACGCGGGCCTACAATCTGCTGCACCCCAACAATCCGCTGTCAACCAGAAGCAGCCACAACCCGGGCGGGGAGATGAGCATTTTCCCTAACCCAGCCGGCCGCGAGTTAGCCTTGCAGCTGCCCGAGGAGTTTCGGCGCAAGCCCCTGCGCGTGCGCATCACCGATGCGAAAGGAGCCCTGGTGAAGGAAATGCTGCTGGCGCCCTCGTCGGGCGAGCGGGTGCCGCTGCGCCTGGGCAGCCTCAAGCCGGGCGAATACATTTGCACGGTGCAGGCCGGCAGCAGTACGCCGCCCCGCTCGGTTCGCTTCGTGCAGCAATAA
- the mnmA gene encoding tRNA 2-thiouridine(34) synthase MnmA yields the protein MTPDTTPTPSKGRVLVAMSGGIDSSVAAVMLHEQGYEVVGMTMKTWDYASAGGSKKETGCCSLDSINDARDVAVQLGFPHFIIDIRNEFGDHVIDDFVGEYLAGRTPNPCVLCNTHIKWDALLRRADQLGCQYIATGHYANVRHENGRYVISKGLDESKDQSYALWGVSQESLARTIFPLGKLRKSEIRQMAADRGFMELVNKSESYEICFIPDNDYRGFLKRRVEGLEERVRGGKFVLTDGTVVGTHEGYPFYTIGQRKGLGVTLGYPAYVVEIRPETNEVVLGNHDELARTATVVGRLNMGKFASLEGQGLVPAFTKVRYNHAGAPAFLEEKDGKMYVYFPEPVHAIAPGQAAVFYDGQDVLGGGWIERSPAALAAPIPLPVLGAKASV from the coding sequence ATGACTCCAGATACAACCCCGACGCCGTCGAAAGGCCGCGTCCTCGTCGCGATGAGCGGCGGCATCGATTCGTCCGTGGCAGCCGTGATGCTGCACGAGCAAGGCTACGAAGTGGTCGGCATGACCATGAAAACCTGGGACTACGCCTCGGCCGGCGGCTCCAAAAAGGAAACCGGCTGCTGCTCGCTCGACAGCATCAACGACGCCCGCGACGTGGCCGTGCAGCTGGGCTTCCCGCACTTCATCATCGACATTCGCAACGAGTTCGGCGACCATGTAATCGACGACTTCGTGGGCGAATACCTGGCCGGCCGTACCCCGAATCCCTGCGTGCTCTGCAACACCCACATCAAGTGGGATGCCTTGCTGCGCCGCGCCGACCAGCTCGGCTGCCAGTACATTGCCACCGGCCACTACGCCAACGTGCGCCACGAGAACGGCCGCTACGTCATTAGCAAAGGCCTCGACGAAAGCAAGGACCAATCGTACGCCCTCTGGGGTGTTTCGCAGGAAAGCCTCGCGCGTACCATCTTCCCGCTGGGCAAGCTGCGTAAGTCGGAAATCCGCCAGATGGCCGCCGACCGCGGCTTCATGGAGCTGGTAAACAAGTCGGAGAGCTACGAAATCTGCTTTATCCCCGATAATGATTACCGGGGCTTCCTGAAGCGCCGCGTGGAGGGCCTGGAAGAGCGCGTGCGGGGCGGCAAATTCGTACTCACCGACGGCACCGTGGTGGGCACGCACGAAGGCTACCCGTTCTACACCATCGGCCAGCGCAAAGGCCTTGGCGTAACCTTGGGCTACCCGGCCTACGTGGTCGAAATCCGGCCCGAAACCAACGAGGTGGTGCTCGGCAACCACGACGAGCTGGCCCGCACCGCCACCGTGGTGGGCCGCCTGAACATGGGCAAGTTTGCCTCGCTCGAAGGCCAGGGCCTGGTGCCGGCATTCACCAAAGTGCGCTACAACCACGCGGGCGCCCCGGCCTTTTTGGAAGAGAAGGACGGAAAGATGTACGTTTACTTTCCGGAGCCCGTACACGCCATTGCGCCCGGCCAGGCTGCCGTGTTTTACGATGGGCAGGACGTGCTGGGCGGCGGCTGGATTGAGCGCAGCCCGGCCGCGTTGGCCGCGCCCATTCCGCTGCCCGTGCTAGGCGCCAAGGCTTCCGTTTAA
- a CDS encoding phosphoribosylanthranilate isomerase: MALLTSVIVRGINNLSDARYCAGMGADYITFRLDPALPGAVTPELVKELSSWVAGVQLVGEFDSLPVDQINALAEQCGLQSVLLHKLRRPEELAALAVPALVLVNWIPDMLPEDVDNRFRTLGQHATGLVLADLPPQPLTEFQLAHLTEQARSYAVWLAPGFANGSVRELVEKVKPQGLVLEGGDEIRPGLRDFSEMEAVFEELEVE, translated from the coding sequence TTGGCCCTGCTTACCTCTGTCATCGTTCGCGGTATCAACAACCTGTCCGACGCGCGCTACTGCGCCGGTATGGGTGCCGACTACATTACCTTCCGCCTCGATCCGGCATTGCCCGGCGCCGTGACGCCCGAACTGGTGAAAGAACTTAGCAGCTGGGTGGCGGGTGTGCAGCTGGTGGGCGAGTTCGATAGCCTGCCCGTCGATCAGATAAACGCCCTGGCCGAACAATGCGGCCTGCAAAGCGTGCTGCTGCACAAGCTGCGCCGCCCCGAAGAACTTGCGGCCCTTGCCGTGCCCGCGTTGGTGCTGGTGAACTGGATTCCGGATATGCTGCCCGAGGATGTGGACAACCGGTTTCGCACGCTGGGCCAGCACGCCACCGGGCTGGTACTGGCCGATCTGCCCCCGCAGCCCCTCACCGAGTTTCAGCTGGCCCACCTCACCGAGCAGGCCCGCAGCTACGCCGTTTGGCTGGCACCCGGCTTTGCCAACGGCAGCGTGCGCGAGCTGGTAGAGAAAGTAAAACCGCAAGGCCTGGTGCTCGAAGGCGGCGACGAAATCCGCCCGGGGCTGCGCGACTTCAGCGAAATGGAAGCCGTTTTCGAAGAGTTGGAGGTTGAGTAA
- a CDS encoding maleylpyruvate isomerase N-terminal domain-containing protein: MSQPPPIVTLPLFAKLDQRLLAFLRGLSAGEWERQTLAPRWRVMDVALHLLDGNLRTLSMLRDGYFGVQPTGDLGSYRGLVGFLNQLNADWITATRRLSPAIVMQLLEQSGREYSAFLGTLDPWAPATFSVAWAGESESLNWFHVAREYTEKWHHQQQIRQAVGRGESELLQPELFEPYLQTSVRALPHHYRHVAAPEGTVVQVVVETPERTYEWWLSRGATQWTLASEGTAQATTTVYIDGHLAWRLLSKELDAESANKHVRVAGAAWLAAPMLSLTAVMA; encoded by the coding sequence ATGAGCCAGCCGCCGCCCATCGTCACGCTTCCGCTGTTTGCTAAGCTCGATCAGCGGCTGCTGGCGTTTTTGCGCGGTTTGTCGGCCGGGGAGTGGGAGCGGCAAACGCTGGCGCCGCGTTGGCGCGTGATGGATGTAGCCTTGCACCTGCTCGATGGCAACCTGCGCACGCTCTCCATGCTGCGCGATGGGTACTTTGGCGTGCAGCCTACCGGCGACCTAGGCAGCTACCGGGGCTTGGTGGGCTTCCTGAACCAGTTGAACGCCGACTGGATTACCGCTACCCGCCGCCTCAGCCCCGCGATAGTAATGCAGCTGCTGGAGCAATCGGGGCGGGAGTATTCGGCTTTCCTCGGTACGCTCGACCCGTGGGCACCGGCCACGTTTTCCGTTGCTTGGGCGGGCGAAAGCGAATCACTGAACTGGTTTCATGTGGCGCGCGAGTACACCGAAAAGTGGCACCACCAGCAGCAAATCAGGCAGGCCGTTGGCCGCGGCGAAAGCGAGCTGCTGCAACCGGAGCTGTTCGAGCCCTACCTGCAAACCTCGGTGCGGGCGTTGCCGCACCACTACCGCCACGTAGCCGCGCCCGAAGGCACGGTGGTGCAAGTAGTGGTGGAAACTCCGGAAAGGACGTACGAATGGTGGCTTAGCCGGGGGGCAACCCAATGGACGCTCGCCAGCGAAGGCACTGCCCAGGCTACCACCACGGTATACATTGATGGCCACTTGGCCTGGCGCTTGCTCAGCAAAGAGCTCGACGCTGAATCGGCCAACAAGCACGTGCGGGTAGCCGGGGCGGCTTGGTTGGCCGCGCCCATGCTGAGCCTTACGGCCGTTATGGCCTAG
- the trmB gene encoding tRNA (guanosine(46)-N7)-methyltransferase TrmB, giving the protein MGRVKLKRFADNAQRADIVEPGKDTYGNLGGRWQSEFFRNNNPITLEMGCGKGEYTVGLAARYPERNFLGLDIKGERMHRGSVLAEEQGLTNVGFLRTRAETLLEHFGPGELDEIWITFPDPRPRLGDTKRRLTAPRFQELYRQILRPGGLVHLKTDSDLLFEYTLELLQERNAPNLVFTNDLYQTTGLLPHTYDIQTTYERKYRERGVPIKYLHFSFE; this is encoded by the coding sequence ATGGGTCGAGTAAAACTGAAGCGCTTTGCCGACAACGCACAGCGCGCCGACATTGTAGAACCCGGCAAAGACACCTACGGCAACCTAGGCGGCCGCTGGCAGTCGGAGTTCTTCCGCAACAACAACCCCATTACCCTGGAGATGGGCTGCGGCAAAGGCGAGTACACCGTGGGCCTGGCCGCCCGCTACCCCGAGCGCAACTTCCTGGGGCTGGATATTAAAGGCGAGCGGATGCACCGCGGCAGCGTGCTGGCCGAAGAGCAGGGCCTTACCAACGTCGGTTTTCTGCGCACCCGCGCCGAAACTTTGCTGGAGCACTTCGGGCCCGGCGAGCTGGATGAAATCTGGATTACCTTCCCCGACCCGCGCCCGCGCCTCGGCGACACCAAGCGCCGCCTTACCGCGCCGCGCTTTCAGGAGCTGTACCGCCAGATTCTGCGCCCCGGCGGGTTGGTGCACCTGAAAACCGACTCCGACCTGCTGTTCGAGTATACCCTCGAGTTGTTGCAGGAGCGCAACGCGCCCAATCTGGTGTTCACCAACGACCTGTACCAAACCACCGGCCTGCTGCCGCACACCTACGATATTCAGACCACCTACGAGCGCAAATACCGCGAGCGGGGCGTGCCCATCAAGTACCTGCACTTCTCCTTCGAATAA
- a CDS encoding bifunctional folylpolyglutamate synthase/dihydrofolate synthase: MTYAETLEYLYAQLPMFQKVGAAGFKNGLQGIQRLTEALGHPERGFRSVHVAGTNGKGSSSHLLAAILQSAGYRTGLYTSPHLREFTERIRIDGQELGPEYLVRWVAQWRGLFEQERPSFFEMCVALCYDYFAAEQVDIAVIEVGLGGRLDSTNIITPLVSLITNISYDHQAILGDTLPQIAAEKAGIIKPNVPAVISQSQPDVAAVFNQKANPLGARLTFADQTYRAELLRDNPAAARQHVRVWRNGEVWFADAELGLVGDYQRLNLPGVLAVVEELRSQGFAITDAHIRAGMREVRRLTGLRGRWQVIGQAPITVCDTGHNEAGIRMVVQQLARLPYRRLHVVLGMVNDKDLGKVLRLLPSEATYYFCAANIPRALPAEELARQAGEAGLQGLVCGSVAAALAKAREQATAADAIFVGGSTFVVAEVPDLYAPGA, from the coding sequence ATGACTTACGCCGAAACGCTGGAGTACTTGTACGCGCAATTGCCTATGTTTCAAAAGGTAGGCGCCGCAGGCTTCAAGAACGGCTTGCAGGGTATCCAGCGCCTTACGGAGGCCCTAGGTCATCCGGAGCGGGGCTTCCGGAGTGTGCACGTGGCCGGTACCAACGGCAAAGGAAGCAGCTCGCATCTGCTGGCCGCCATCCTGCAAAGTGCCGGCTACCGCACCGGCCTGTACACCTCGCCGCACCTGCGCGAGTTTACCGAGCGCATTCGCATCGATGGGCAGGAGCTGGGGCCGGAGTACCTGGTGCGGTGGGTGGCGCAGTGGCGCGGGCTGTTTGAGCAGGAGCGGCCCTCGTTCTTCGAGATGTGCGTGGCCTTGTGCTACGACTATTTCGCCGCCGAGCAGGTGGATATTGCCGTGATTGAAGTGGGCCTGGGCGGGCGGCTCGACTCCACGAACATCATCACGCCGCTGGTGTCGCTTATCACCAACATCAGCTACGACCACCAAGCCATACTGGGGGATACGCTGCCGCAGATTGCCGCCGAAAAAGCCGGCATCATCAAGCCCAACGTGCCGGCGGTTATCAGCCAATCGCAGCCCGACGTGGCCGCAGTGTTCAACCAAAAAGCCAACCCCCTAGGTGCCCGGCTGACTTTTGCTGACCAGACCTACCGGGCCGAGCTGCTGCGCGACAACCCCGCGGCCGCAAGGCAGCACGTGCGCGTGTGGCGCAACGGCGAAGTGTGGTTTGCCGATGCCGAGCTGGGCCTGGTGGGCGACTATCAGCGGCTGAACCTGCCGGGCGTGCTGGCCGTGGTAGAGGAGTTGCGCAGCCAAGGTTTTGCCATTACCGATGCACACATTCGGGCGGGTATGCGCGAGGTGCGCCGCCTCACGGGCCTGCGCGGCCGTTGGCAGGTAATAGGGCAAGCCCCGATCACCGTATGCGACACCGGCCACAACGAAGCCGGCATTCGAATGGTGGTGCAGCAGCTGGCGCGCTTGCCGTACCGCCGCCTGCACGTGGTGCTGGGCATGGTGAACGATAAAGACCTCGGCAAGGTGCTGCGCCTGCTGCCTTCGGAGGCCACCTATTACTTTTGTGCCGCCAACATACCTAGGGCGCTTCCGGCCGAAGAGTTGGCCCGGCAAGCCGGCGAAGCCGGCCTGCAAGGCCTGGTTTGCGGCTCGGTGGCGGCGGCGCTGGCCAAAGCCCGCGAGCAAGCCACCGCCGCCGACGCCATTTTTGTGGGCGGCAGCACCTTTGTGGTAGCCGAAGTGCCCGACCTGTACGCCCCCGGAGCGTAG